The following coding sequences lie in one Mesorhizobium sp. NZP2298 genomic window:
- a CDS encoding RidA family protein → MTKIERHEKNERLSRIVVHNGTIYLSGLTADDRQADTAGQTRQILKKADDLLGRVGSARSQLLFAQIWLKDAGDFDAMNKAWVDWLDGAEPPARATVGASFALPDIRVEIQFTAVN, encoded by the coding sequence ATGACGAAAATTGAAAGACACGAGAAGAATGAGCGGCTCAGTCGGATCGTCGTTCACAATGGGACGATCTATCTCTCGGGCCTAACCGCCGACGACCGGCAAGCCGATACAGCCGGCCAAACGCGACAGATACTGAAGAAGGCCGACGACCTTCTGGGTAGGGTCGGTTCCGCTCGATCGCAACTGCTGTTCGCGCAGATATGGCTGAAGGACGCCGGCGATTTCGACGCGATGAACAAGGCCTGGGTCGACTGGCTCGACGGCGCCGAACCGCCGGCGCGGGCCACTGTCGGAGCAAGCTTCGCGCTGCCCGATATCCGCGTTGAGATACAGTTTACCGCGGTGAACTGA